A window of Rhododendron vialii isolate Sample 1 chromosome 13a, ASM3025357v1 contains these coding sequences:
- the LOC131312358 gene encoding floral homeotic protein AGAMOUS-like isoform X1 — MAFFQDQSMEGSLSPQRKMGRGKIEIKRIENTTNRQVTFCKRRNGLLKKAYELSVLCDAEVALVVFSARGRLYDYANNSVKGTIERYNKACSGSSDTGSVSELNTQFYQQEAAKLRALISNLQNSNSQMRGESLSSMSLRELKNLETKLERGMSRIRSQKNELLFAEIELMQKREIGLNHKNQCLRAKMAETVKQMNLVNGAGPDYDLMPPHGHSCDSGDYLHVNGLHHQPNHQYHHYSRQDQTTLQLG, encoded by the exons ATGGCTTTTTTCCAAGATCAATCCATggagggctctctctctccccaaaggAAAATGGGTAGGGGGAAGATCGAGATCAAACGGATCGAAAACACGACGAACCGTCAAGTCACCTTCTGCAAACGCCGCAACGGATTGCTCAAGAAAGCCTACGAGCTGTCTGTTCTTTGCGATGCTGAGGTTGCCCTTGTTGTCTTCTCTGCCCGCGGCCGCCTTTACGACTATGCCAACAACAG TGTCAAAGGAACGATTGAGAGGTACAACAAGGCATGCTCAGGCTCCTCCGATACTGGGTCGGTTTCGGAACTAAATACGCAG TTCTATCAGCAAGAAGCCGCCAAATTGCGTGCCCTGATTTCGAATCTGCAGAATTCAAACAG CCAAATGCGGGGTGAGTCTCTGAGCTCAATGTCTCTCAGGGAACTCAAGAACCTGGAGACTAAATTGGAAAGAGGAATGAGTAGGATCCGCTCCCAAAAG AATGAGCTGTTGTTTGCGGAAATCGAGCTTATGCAAAAGAGG GAAATCGGCTTGAATCACAAAAACCAGTGCCTCCGAGCaaag ATGGCTGAGACTGTGAAGCAAATGAACTTAGTGAATGGAGCCGGGCCTGACTATGATTTGATGCCACCTCATGGTCACTCATGTGACTCTGGGGACTACCTTCACGTCAATGGGCTCCACCACCAACCCAATCATCAGTACCATCACTATTCACGTCAAGACCAAACTACCCTTCAGCTAGG CTAA
- the LOC131312358 gene encoding floral homeotic protein AGAMOUS-like isoform X2, protein MAFFQDQSMEGSLSPQRKMGRGKIEIKRIENTTNRQVTFCKRRNGLLKKAYELSVLCDAEVALVVFSARGRLYDYANNSVKGTIERYNKACSGSSDTGSVSELNTQFYQQEAAKLRALISNLQNSNSQMRGESLSSMSLRELKNLETKLERGMSRIRSQKNELLFAEIELMQKRMAETVKQMNLVNGAGPDYDLMPPHGHSCDSGDYLHVNGLHHQPNHQYHHYSRQDQTTLQLG, encoded by the exons ATGGCTTTTTTCCAAGATCAATCCATggagggctctctctctccccaaaggAAAATGGGTAGGGGGAAGATCGAGATCAAACGGATCGAAAACACGACGAACCGTCAAGTCACCTTCTGCAAACGCCGCAACGGATTGCTCAAGAAAGCCTACGAGCTGTCTGTTCTTTGCGATGCTGAGGTTGCCCTTGTTGTCTTCTCTGCCCGCGGCCGCCTTTACGACTATGCCAACAACAG TGTCAAAGGAACGATTGAGAGGTACAACAAGGCATGCTCAGGCTCCTCCGATACTGGGTCGGTTTCGGAACTAAATACGCAG TTCTATCAGCAAGAAGCCGCCAAATTGCGTGCCCTGATTTCGAATCTGCAGAATTCAAACAG CCAAATGCGGGGTGAGTCTCTGAGCTCAATGTCTCTCAGGGAACTCAAGAACCTGGAGACTAAATTGGAAAGAGGAATGAGTAGGATCCGCTCCCAAAAG AATGAGCTGTTGTTTGCGGAAATCGAGCTTATGCAAAAGAGG ATGGCTGAGACTGTGAAGCAAATGAACTTAGTGAATGGAGCCGGGCCTGACTATGATTTGATGCCACCTCATGGTCACTCATGTGACTCTGGGGACTACCTTCACGTCAATGGGCTCCACCACCAACCCAATCATCAGTACCATCACTATTCACGTCAAGACCAAACTACCCTTCAGCTAGG CTAA
- the LOC131312359 gene encoding GDSL esterase/lipase At1g29670-like, with protein MAPKLETWLILLPILSFFNLHYFVVAKPQVPCYFIFGDSGVDNGNNLGLKSTGKADFRPYGVDLPSGVPTGRFTNGRTATDLLAELLGFNTYPPPYVTVSGEEILAGVNYGSSGAGIRQESGRLLGDRFTMDEQLKNHLLIASRIADILGSNEAATKHLNKCIYSLTLGSNDFIGNYFVPVFPTRELYTIHRWCDVVIKRYGQQLRTLYNYGARKIVTFSLQRLGCAPAVIAVHGGRRSRDPGNIYCIEKISRAAELFNGRLLTLVDELNAELPDAKFVYVDIFTQKPTDLIPYGFKVVNTACCKLPPGTLGFCLPGGMPCEDRDDYVFWDGYHTSEAVNKIIANKSYTSMSPDGVYPINIAQLAKLQI; from the exons ATGGCGCCTAAGCTTGAGACATGGCTTATCCTACTTCCAATTCTATCATTCTTCAACTTACattattttgttgttgcaaaaccACAAGTACCTTGTTACTTTATCTTCGGAGATTCAGGTGTTGACAATGGAAACAACTTAGGCCTTAAGTCCACCGGTAAAGCCGATTTCCGGCCCTATGGGGTTGACCTTCCCTCGGGCGTACCAACCGGAAGGTTCACCAATGGTCGCACTGCAACAGATCTCCTTG CTGAGCTTCTAGGTTTTAACACTTATCCCCCTCCGTATGTAACTGTAAGTGGTGAGGAGATCCTGGCTGGTGTGAACTACGGATCTTCTGGAGCTGGAATTCGCCAAGAAAGCGGACGTTTATTG GGCGACCGATTTACCATGGACGAACAACTGAAAAACCATCTACTGATAGCCTCCAGAATTGCTGATATATTAGGGAGTAACGAGGCAGCTACAAAGCATCTCAACAAATGCATATATTCACTCACATTGGGGAGTAATGACTTCATCGGAAACTACTTCGTACCTGTTTTCCCAACACGAGAACTGTATACCATACATCGATGGTGTGATGTCGTTATCAAACGCTATGGCCAACAATTAAGA ACCCTCTACAATTATGGAGCAAGGAAGATAGTTACTTTCAGCCTGCAAAGGCTCGGTTGTGCACCCGCCGTAATTGCTGTACATGGTGGCCGCCGTAGTCGGGATCCAGGTAATATTTATTGCATAGAGAAGATCAGTAGAGCGGCAGAACTCTTCAATGGTAGACTCTTAACACTTGTGGATGAACTAAACGCTGAGCTACCCGATGCCAAGTTTGTCTATGTCGATATCTTTACGCAAAAGCCAACCGATCTTATACCCTACG GTTTTAAGGTGGTAAATACTGCCTGTTGCAAACTGCCGCCGGGCACCTTGGGTTTCTGTCTTCCCGGAGGAATGCCATGCGAGGACAGAGATGATTACGTGTTCTGGGACGGGTACCATACCAGCGAGGCAGTGAACAAGATCATTGCCAATAAATCTTACACTTCGATGTCGCCCGATGGTGTTTATCCCATTAACATCGCCCAATTAGCCAAGCTCCAAATTTGA